One window of the Rosa rugosa chromosome 3, drRosRugo1.1, whole genome shotgun sequence genome contains the following:
- the LOC133740448 gene encoding uncharacterized protein LOC133740448, with product MLRNLRRLCSRLRWPSRRRSRNKVVIKRFWKTNSKSQFEHEPTSNGSSSATVHPNGQLGGSETEKSRPIRVATFNAALFSMAPAIPTPEKIEQDENGVKVVKNINSRAKSATDRPKSILKQSPLHPNLMNNSENQKTQQKFVKSKLRVSINLPDNEISLLKSRQLSFAEGREVDDSSSSFSPSRVSRGKSPLKPSVSFPNNIGNGGGGGDGDYCRSHRTVLEVLRELDADILALQDVKAEEEKEMKPLSDLAAALGMNYVFAESWAPEYGNAILSKWPIKRSKVQKIFDDTDFRNVLKATIDVPQAGEVNFHCTHLDHLDENWRMRQINAIIQSSNEPHILAGGLNSLEESDYSQERWTDIVKYYEEMGKPTPKVEVMRYLKSKQYTDAKDFEGEYESVVMIAKGQSVQGTCKYGTRVDYILASSNSPYKFVPGSYSVFSSKGTSDHHIVRVDVIKSYSGCDPGNVSRRGQRKQKVIKISETTPSKGIWKTEIRSEG from the exons ATGCTCAGAAACCTCCGCCGTCTCTGCTCTCGTCTCCGGTGGCCGTCCCGCCGCCGGTCCCGGAACAAAGTCGTCATCAAACGGTTCTGGAAAACGAACTCCAAGTCCCAATTCGAGCACGAACCCACTTCCAACGGCTCGTCGTCGGCGACGGTTCACCCGAACGGCCAGCTGGGCGGGTCGGAAACTGAGAAGTCCAGGCCTATTCGGGTCGCCACTTTCAACGCCGCCCTGTTCTCAATGGCGCCGGCGATTCCGACGCCGGAGAAAATCGAGCAAGACGAAAATGGCGTCAAGGTCGTAAAGAACATAAATTCCAGAGCCAAATCGGCGACTGACCGACCCAAGAGTATCTTAAAGCAGTCGCCTTTACACCCAAATTTGATGAACAACTCAGAGAATCAAAAAACCCAACAGAAATTCGTCAAATCCAAGTTGAGGGTATCGATCAATTTGCCGGATAACGAAATCTCATTACTGAAAAGCAGACAGTTGAGCTTTGCTGAAGGGAGAGAAGTTGAtgattcttcatcttctttttccCCAAGTAGAGTTTCAAGAGGAAAAAGTCCATTGAAGCCTAGTGTGAGCTTTCCTAATAATATCGggaacggtggtggtggtggtgatggagatTACTGTAGAAGCCACAGGACTGTTCTTGAGGTTCTGAGAGAATTGGATGCTGACATTTTGGCTCTGCAAGATGTGAAAGCAGAGGAGGAGAAGGAAATGAAGCCTCTTTCGGATTTGGCCGCCGCTTTGGGGATGAACTATGTCTTCGCCGAGAGTTGGGCGCCGGAGTACGGCAACGCCATCTTGTCCAAATGGCCGATAAAGCGGTCTAAGGTTCAGAAAATCTTTGATGACACTGATTTCAG GAACGTTCTAAAAGCCACCATTGACGTACCCCAAGCCGGAGAAGTCAACTTCCACTGCACCCACCTTGATCATCTTGATGAGAACTGGAGGATGAGGCAGATTAACGCTATAATCCAATCGAGCAATGAGCCTCACATCTTGGCTGGAGGTCTAAATTCACTAGAGGAATCGGATTATTCTCAAGAAAGATGGACTGACATTGTAAAG TATTATGAGGAGATGGGAAAACCAACACCTAAGGTCGAAGTAATGAGATACTTGAAGAGCAAGCAGTATACAGATGCCAAGGACTTTGAAGGAGAATATGAGTCGGTAGTTATGATTGCCAAAGGCCAAA GTGTGCAGGGGACATGCAAGTATGGAACACGGGTAGATTACATATTGGCGTCCTCAAATTCGCCCTACAAGTTTGTTCCCGGATCATACTCTGTCTTCTCATCCAAAGGGACATCTGATCATCATATCGTAAGAGTTGATGTGATCAAATCGTATAGTGGTTGTGATCCAGGAAATGTCTCCAGACGAGGGCAACGGAAACAGAAAGTTATAAAGATATCGGAGACTACTCCATCAAAAGGCATATGGAAAACAGAGATAAGATCAGAAGGATAG
- the LOC133738342 gene encoding probable indole-3-acetic acid-amido synthetase GH3.6 yields MTDEELLKNINDSTLNATRHQHEALSSILHQNGTVRYLQPHLPHHNAPLDAATFRRAVPLSTYDDYADVITQMAETSLDHQQPLLSVDPLLCFFYSSGTSSPRPKLIPYFDSKLSKAASYIAHQGSSAILRRLFPPRPSVNKILWLIYADDVTTTRGGVKVMAASSYPLQSGNASWSQFSFVVSPREVILGSNVEHQMYCHLLCGIRNCDLLDAIRAPYAVGLIKVFSLLESKWEQLCRDLEDGFPSLEISNSAMRDSVIEVLGGPQVKLAKRVRAVCEGNNWGGIVSKLWPNVRYVRCVTTGSMEQYYPKLKYYAGEIPLLGGDYFASECCVGINLDIMQPPDKTRFVLLPTAAYFEFLPFDMNEAEATGRETVDISGVEVGKMYEVVVTTYRGFYRYHLGDVVRVVGFYNLSPLVEFVMRAPKGPGEIITERDLMSAMQSFQLVFENVMATEITEFASFLDMELSPKQLKVFVEAREGSRLMQEESVVALRRCYSSLEDGLGGIYKVQRDRGEAGPLILSVVKPGSFDRLSQVAIANGASAGQYKPPKIIRNREVVHFLEGFTVVTIS; encoded by the exons ATGACTGACGAAGAACTCCTAAAGAACATCAACGACTCCACCCTCAATGCCACGCGTCACCAGCACGAAGCTCTCAGTTCCATCCTCCACCAAAACGGCACCGTCCGCTACCTCCAGCCTCACCTCCCACACCACAATGCCCCGCTCGACGCCGCCACCTTCCGCCGCGCCGTACCTCTATCAACCTACGACGACTACGCTGACGTCATCACTCAAATGGCCGAGACCTCACTCGATCATCAACAGCCTCTCCTCTCCGTCGATCCTCTGCTCTGCTTCTTCTACAG CTCCGGGACGAGTTCACCGAGGCCAAAGTTGATACCTTACTTCGATTCCAAGCTCTCAAAAGCCGCCTCCTACATAGCTCACCAAGGCAGTTCTGCAATTCTCAGGAG GCTGTTTCCTCCAAGGCCCTCGGTGAATAAGATACTATGGCTTATATATGCTGATGATGTGACAACTACTAGAGGCGGTGTTAAGGTCATGGCTGCTTCCTCATACCCTTTGCAGAGTGGTAATGCAAGTTGGTCTCAGTTCAGCTTTGTAGTTAGTCCTAGGGAAGTCATTCTTGGGTCCAATGTGGAGCACCAAATGTATTGCCATCTTCTTTGTGGCATTAGGAACTGTGATTTACTCGATGCGATTCGAGCCCCCTATGCCGTGGGACTGATCAAAGTGTTTAGCCTTTTAGAGTCAAAGTGGGAGCAGCTATGTCGTGATCTTGAAGATGGGTTCCCGAGTTTGGAGATTTCTAATAGTGCAATGAGGGATTCTGTTATTGAGGTTCTCGGTGGGCCTCAAGTGAAGTTGGCAAAGAGAGTTAGAGCAGTATGTGAGGGAAACAATTGGGGTGGGATTGTGAGCAAGTTGTGGCCAAATGTTCGGTATGTTAGGTGTGTTACCACTGGAAGTATGGAGCAGTATTATCCAAAACTTAAGTATTATGCTGGAGAGATACCTTTGTTGGGAGGGGACTACTTTGCTTCAGAATGCTGTGTTGGGATTAACTTGGATATCATGCAACCTCCCGATAAAACCCGATTCGTGTTGCTTCCAACTGCAGCGTATTTTGAGTTTCTTCCATTTGATATGAATGAGGCTGAGGCTACTGGTAGAGAAACAGTTGATATTTCTGGTGTTGAAGTGGGGAAGATGTATGAAGTGGTTGTCACTACTTACAGAGGATTTTACAGATACCATTTGGGTGATGTAGTGAGGGTTGTTGGTTTCTATAATTTATCTCCACTGGTGGAATTTGTGATGAGAGCACCGAAAGGTCCTGGTGAGATTATAACTGAGAGGGACTTGATGTCTGCAATGCAAAGTTTTCAGCTTGTGTTTGAAAATGTGATGGCAACAGAGATTACAGAGTTTGCAAGTTTCTTGGACATGGAGTTGAGCCCTAAACAGTTGAAGGTGTTTGTAGAAGCTAGAGAGGGAAGCAGGCTTATGCAGGAAGAGTCAGTTGTAGCTCTGAGGAGGTGTTATTCCTCCCTTGAGGATGGTTTGGGAGGCATTTACAAGGTGCAGAGAGATAGAGGTGAAGCAGGTCCTTTGATATTATCTGTTGTAAAGCCTGGTAGCTTTGATAGACTATCACAAGTAGCCATTGCGAACGGAGCATCAGCTGGTCAGTATAAGCCACCCAAGATCATAAGAAATCGT
- the LOC133739176 gene encoding putative E3 ubiquitin-protein ligase RF298 isoform X2: MPLEKTKPVAVCSIKKKLAEAAVVSISNHLSEAPPEISRKRSEPEPVEATVVQPKEEVETGAVEDGRDWDDPIACQLEELLLSYLQAIFQSAIKRITECGYSEEVAVKAVSRGGLYVGGKDSVLNIVNDTLEFLKGGKDTDVSRENEFDNLQHVVEYTMLEMISVLREVRPSLSVAEAMWWLLICDLNILLACTMEGDLSSVLAFDEASSESSSDSSSSQLKSEANTEMNIPNPSNANSSKPSLPNSQNHRSLSETLKFGSFPNSANPETAEGKEESLSSMLDSLEKCLGSTKDYVLSSSQTSTSEEKSGAVRKGRTKAELAALRKRSFQMERNYRAYRSKGGFKSGKLAAFGSFVMEKRPKPPSDLPGVRTKDSSSKVTGSSARGCSSTVPSKGTTSSLPSVDTKQKQKSDSEEKSDTKTPVSTSVPPKTIDYCAGIPYNKSLGKYVPQDKKDELILKLVSRLQKLQDELQSWTEWANEKVMQVSRRLGKERPELKALRQEKEEAGKFEKEKQVVEENTMKRLFEMEHALNNASSQVESANSTISRLQVNNSTLKKQLSSAKIMAIESAANLQEALERENKALKKVQAWEGQKGSLQEELETKKNKVAALQQDLGKAKNALHQIEARWKREIMEKETILAQADSMRNEREQREALTQVEEAKIKHKAEDDMQKYVEEIKLLESKLSELQTKSDSSRIAALRRDAAGSFGACLSDRKNVKPTKGSQSSTSFKKLTNSRDHLGTESLRQDRECVMCLSEEMSVVFLPCAHQVVCAKCNELHLKQGMKDCPSCRALIQRRIKVQYARP; this comes from the exons ATGCCGTTAGAGAAGACTAAACCAGTAGCTGTTTGTTCTATAAAGAAAAAGCTAGCTGAAGCTGCTGTAGTGAGTATAAGTAACCATTTGAGTGAAGCACCTCCGGAGATATCTAGAAAACGGAGTGAACCTGAGCCCGTAGAGGCTACGGTGGTTCAGCCTAAGGAGGAAGTGGAAACGGGAGCCGTTGAAGATGGTAGAGATTGGGATGATCCCATTGCATGCCAGCTTGAAGAACTATTGTTGTCTTATTTGCAAGCAATTTTCCAGAGTGCAATCAAGCGGATTACTGAATGTGGGTACAGTGAGGAGGTTGCTGTGAAGGCTGTTTCTAGAGGCGGCCTTTACGTAGGCGGTAAAGACTCTGTATTGAACATTGTAAATGATACTCTGGAATTTCTCAAGGGAGGGAAGGATACTGATGTTTCAAGAGAAAATGAGTTTGATAATTTGCAGCACGTGGTGGAGTACACAATGCTAGAAATGATCAGTGTGCTTAGGGAGGTCAGGCCATCCTTATCAGTTGCAGAAGCAATGTGGTGGTTACTGATATGTGACCTAAACATTTTGCTAGCCTGTACAATGGAAGGAGATCTATCAAGTGTTCTTGCTTTTGATGAAGCCTCAAGCGAAAGCTCCTCTGATTCTTCCTCTTCCCAGTTAAAATCAGAGGCAAATACGGAAATGAACATTCCAAATCCTAGCAATGCAAATTCCTCAAAGCCGTCACTTCCCAACTCTCAAAACCATCGTTCTCTCTCTGAAACACTCAAATTTGGAAGTTTCCCAAACTCTGCTAACCCTGAAACGGCAGAAGGCAAGGAAGAGAGTTTGTCATCTATGCTAGATAGTTTGGAGAAATGTTTGGGCTCCACAAAGGATTATGTCCTATCTTCATCTCAGACATCTACCTCTGAAGAAAAATCAGGAGCTGTTCGAAAGGGGCGGACCAAGGCAGAATTAGCAGCACTTCGGAAGAGGTCCTTCCAGATGGAGAGAAATTACAGGGCTTATAGGTCAAAAGGAGGCTTCAAATCGGGGAAGCTCGCTGCATTTGGTAGTTTTGTTATGGAAAAGAGGCCAAAGCCTCCATCTGATCTTCCTGGAGTTCGCACAAAAGATTCCTCATCAAAGGTAACTGGTTCATCTGCAAGAGGTTGCTCGTCAACAGTACCTTCAAAAGGTACCACATCTTCATTGCCTTCTGTGGATACCAAGCAGAAACAGAAGTCTGATTCAGAAGAAAAATCTGACACTAAGACTCCAGTCAGCACCTCTGTTCCACCCAAGACTATTGATTACTGTGCTGGCATCCCATATAATAAGTCTCTAGGGAAGTATGTCCCACAAGATAAGAAGGATGAGCTGATTTTGAAGCTAGTTTCCCGGCTGCAGAAGCTGCAGGATGAGCTACAAAGTTGGACAGAGTGGGCCAATGAGAAGGTTATGCAGGTTTCTCGTAGACTTGGTAAAGAACGACCTGAACTTAAAGCACTGAGGCAAGAGAAGGAAGAAGCGGGGAAATTTGAAAAGGAGAAACAAGTGGTGGAAGAGAATACCATGAAGAGGCTGTTTGAGATGGAGCATGCATTGAATAATGCATCCAGCCAGGTTGAGAGTGCTAACTCAACTATCTCTAGGCTTCAGGTGAACAATTCCACTCTCAAGAAGCAGTTGAGTTCTGCGAAAATAATGGCTATAGAATCAGCTGCTAATCTCCAGGAAGCATTAGAGAGGGAGAATAAAGCACTGAAAAAGGTCCAGGCATGGGAGGGGCAGAAGGGATCATTGCAGGAGGAGCTtgaaacaaaaaagaacaaGGTGGCTGCACTTCAACAGGATTTAGGCAAGGCAAAAAATGCTCTTCATCAAATTGAG GCCAGATGGAAACGGGAGATAATGGAAAAGGAAACAATACTCGCACAGGCTGACTCTATGAGAAATGAAAGAGAACAGCGTGAAGCTTTAACACAAGTGGAGGAGGCCAAGATCAAACACAAGGCTGAAGATGACATGCAGAAGTATGTGGAAGAGATCAAATTACTTGAGAGCAAGTTATCTGAACTTCAAACAAAATCTGACTCCTCAAGAATAGCAGCGCTAAGAAGGGATGCTGCTGGAAGCTTTGGGGCTTGCCTGTCAGACAGAAAAAATGTGAAGCCTACTAAGGGAAGCCAAAGTTCTACCAGCTTCAAGAAGTTAACAAATTCCCGGGACCATTTGGGGACTGAAAGTTTGAGACAGGACCGCGAGTGCGTGATGTGCCTATCTGAGGAGATGTCAGTGGTTTTCCTCCCGTGCGCGCATCAGGTTGTCTGTGCAAAATGCAATGAGCTGCATCTGAAACAAGGAATGAAGGACTGCCCTTCATGTAGGGCTTTAATTCAGCGAAGGATCAAAGTGCAATATGCTCGTCCATAG
- the LOC133739176 gene encoding putative E3 ubiquitin-protein ligase RF298 isoform X1 gives MVNSGGTGSNQGMPLEKTKPVAVCSIKKKLAEAAVVSISNHLSEAPPEISRKRSEPEPVEATVVQPKEEVETGAVEDGRDWDDPIACQLEELLLSYLQAIFQSAIKRITECGYSEEVAVKAVSRGGLYVGGKDSVLNIVNDTLEFLKGGKDTDVSRENEFDNLQHVVEYTMLEMISVLREVRPSLSVAEAMWWLLICDLNILLACTMEGDLSSVLAFDEASSESSSDSSSSQLKSEANTEMNIPNPSNANSSKPSLPNSQNHRSLSETLKFGSFPNSANPETAEGKEESLSSMLDSLEKCLGSTKDYVLSSSQTSTSEEKSGAVRKGRTKAELAALRKRSFQMERNYRAYRSKGGFKSGKLAAFGSFVMEKRPKPPSDLPGVRTKDSSSKVTGSSARGCSSTVPSKGTTSSLPSVDTKQKQKSDSEEKSDTKTPVSTSVPPKTIDYCAGIPYNKSLGKYVPQDKKDELILKLVSRLQKLQDELQSWTEWANEKVMQVSRRLGKERPELKALRQEKEEAGKFEKEKQVVEENTMKRLFEMEHALNNASSQVESANSTISRLQVNNSTLKKQLSSAKIMAIESAANLQEALERENKALKKVQAWEGQKGSLQEELETKKNKVAALQQDLGKAKNALHQIEARWKREIMEKETILAQADSMRNEREQREALTQVEEAKIKHKAEDDMQKYVEEIKLLESKLSELQTKSDSSRIAALRRDAAGSFGACLSDRKNVKPTKGSQSSTSFKKLTNSRDHLGTESLRQDRECVMCLSEEMSVVFLPCAHQVVCAKCNELHLKQGMKDCPSCRALIQRRIKVQYARP, from the exons ATGGTTAATAGTGGTGGTACTGGCAGCAACCAAGGGATGCCGTTAGAGAAGACTAAACCAGTAGCTGTTTGTTCTATAAAGAAAAAGCTAGCTGAAGCTGCTGTAGTGAGTATAAGTAACCATTTGAGTGAAGCACCTCCGGAGATATCTAGAAAACGGAGTGAACCTGAGCCCGTAGAGGCTACGGTGGTTCAGCCTAAGGAGGAAGTGGAAACGGGAGCCGTTGAAGATGGTAGAGATTGGGATGATCCCATTGCATGCCAGCTTGAAGAACTATTGTTGTCTTATTTGCAAGCAATTTTCCAGAGTGCAATCAAGCGGATTACTGAATGTGGGTACAGTGAGGAGGTTGCTGTGAAGGCTGTTTCTAGAGGCGGCCTTTACGTAGGCGGTAAAGACTCTGTATTGAACATTGTAAATGATACTCTGGAATTTCTCAAGGGAGGGAAGGATACTGATGTTTCAAGAGAAAATGAGTTTGATAATTTGCAGCACGTGGTGGAGTACACAATGCTAGAAATGATCAGTGTGCTTAGGGAGGTCAGGCCATCCTTATCAGTTGCAGAAGCAATGTGGTGGTTACTGATATGTGACCTAAACATTTTGCTAGCCTGTACAATGGAAGGAGATCTATCAAGTGTTCTTGCTTTTGATGAAGCCTCAAGCGAAAGCTCCTCTGATTCTTCCTCTTCCCAGTTAAAATCAGAGGCAAATACGGAAATGAACATTCCAAATCCTAGCAATGCAAATTCCTCAAAGCCGTCACTTCCCAACTCTCAAAACCATCGTTCTCTCTCTGAAACACTCAAATTTGGAAGTTTCCCAAACTCTGCTAACCCTGAAACGGCAGAAGGCAAGGAAGAGAGTTTGTCATCTATGCTAGATAGTTTGGAGAAATGTTTGGGCTCCACAAAGGATTATGTCCTATCTTCATCTCAGACATCTACCTCTGAAGAAAAATCAGGAGCTGTTCGAAAGGGGCGGACCAAGGCAGAATTAGCAGCACTTCGGAAGAGGTCCTTCCAGATGGAGAGAAATTACAGGGCTTATAGGTCAAAAGGAGGCTTCAAATCGGGGAAGCTCGCTGCATTTGGTAGTTTTGTTATGGAAAAGAGGCCAAAGCCTCCATCTGATCTTCCTGGAGTTCGCACAAAAGATTCCTCATCAAAGGTAACTGGTTCATCTGCAAGAGGTTGCTCGTCAACAGTACCTTCAAAAGGTACCACATCTTCATTGCCTTCTGTGGATACCAAGCAGAAACAGAAGTCTGATTCAGAAGAAAAATCTGACACTAAGACTCCAGTCAGCACCTCTGTTCCACCCAAGACTATTGATTACTGTGCTGGCATCCCATATAATAAGTCTCTAGGGAAGTATGTCCCACAAGATAAGAAGGATGAGCTGATTTTGAAGCTAGTTTCCCGGCTGCAGAAGCTGCAGGATGAGCTACAAAGTTGGACAGAGTGGGCCAATGAGAAGGTTATGCAGGTTTCTCGTAGACTTGGTAAAGAACGACCTGAACTTAAAGCACTGAGGCAAGAGAAGGAAGAAGCGGGGAAATTTGAAAAGGAGAAACAAGTGGTGGAAGAGAATACCATGAAGAGGCTGTTTGAGATGGAGCATGCATTGAATAATGCATCCAGCCAGGTTGAGAGTGCTAACTCAACTATCTCTAGGCTTCAGGTGAACAATTCCACTCTCAAGAAGCAGTTGAGTTCTGCGAAAATAATGGCTATAGAATCAGCTGCTAATCTCCAGGAAGCATTAGAGAGGGAGAATAAAGCACTGAAAAAGGTCCAGGCATGGGAGGGGCAGAAGGGATCATTGCAGGAGGAGCTtgaaacaaaaaagaacaaGGTGGCTGCACTTCAACAGGATTTAGGCAAGGCAAAAAATGCTCTTCATCAAATTGAG GCCAGATGGAAACGGGAGATAATGGAAAAGGAAACAATACTCGCACAGGCTGACTCTATGAGAAATGAAAGAGAACAGCGTGAAGCTTTAACACAAGTGGAGGAGGCCAAGATCAAACACAAGGCTGAAGATGACATGCAGAAGTATGTGGAAGAGATCAAATTACTTGAGAGCAAGTTATCTGAACTTCAAACAAAATCTGACTCCTCAAGAATAGCAGCGCTAAGAAGGGATGCTGCTGGAAGCTTTGGGGCTTGCCTGTCAGACAGAAAAAATGTGAAGCCTACTAAGGGAAGCCAAAGTTCTACCAGCTTCAAGAAGTTAACAAATTCCCGGGACCATTTGGGGACTGAAAGTTTGAGACAGGACCGCGAGTGCGTGATGTGCCTATCTGAGGAGATGTCAGTGGTTTTCCTCCCGTGCGCGCATCAGGTTGTCTGTGCAAAATGCAATGAGCTGCATCTGAAACAAGGAATGAAGGACTGCCCTTCATGTAGGGCTTTAATTCAGCGAAGGATCAAAGTGCAATATGCTCGTCCATAG
- the LOC133737805 gene encoding uncharacterized protein LOC133737805, whose product MEPVKVAQLATEWQNEFMRLACSKYGLNTAAVHNRVSWKPLQQGHLKPNFDGACDSKNGICGLGVVFRDNQGVLKGALAIPQIGNLSPRPVEALALLHGLRFADHVGFTNLEVEGDALSIINVLQDSSEDLSPECHLIDEVEFLFQSLSICSNHFVKREGNKVAHRLAKEALKVSQPLLYLKSGPSWLHQCVSIDFQCEV is encoded by the coding sequence ATGGAGCCAGTAAAGGTGGCTCAATTAGCTACTGAATGGCAGAATGAATTTATGAGATTGGCATGTTCGAAGTACGGGTTGAATACAGCTGCTGTACATAACAGGGTCAGTTGGAAACCTCTGCAGCAGGGGCACCTCAAACCGAATTTTGATGGGGCTTGTGATTCAAAAAATGGAATTTGCGGTCTTGGGGTAGTGTTCAGAGACAACCAAGGAGTTCTGAAAGGTGCATTGGCAATTCCACAAATTGGTAATCTGTCCCCAAGACCAGTGGAAGCATTAGCATTACTGCACGGTCTCAGATTTGCAGATCATGTTGGCTTCACCAACCTTGAAGTCGAAGGTGATGCCCTCTCAATCATCAACGTCTTGCAAGATAGTTCAGAGGATCTTAGTCCTGAATGTCATTTAATTGACGAAGTTGAGTTTTTATTTCAGTCTTTATCTATTTGTAGTAACCATTTTGTGAAACGAGAAGGCAACAAGGTTGCTCATCGCTTGGCAAAAGAGGCTTTAAAAGTTAGTCAACCTTTACTTTATTTGAAGTCGGGGCCTAGTTGGCTTCATCAGTGTGTCAGTATAGATTTCCAATGTGAAGTCTAG